One Candidatus Thioglobus autotrophicus genomic window, ATGAAAAGTATTTTGTTCATCAGAAAAATATCTTTAATAAATCTCGCCTAAAGGCGGGCACAAGAGTTGTATTTGGTGCTGAGGAGTCTGAAAAGGGTTTAGTGGCTACCAATGTTGAACTTGAAGATGGCTCGAAAATGGCAAGTTTAGGAAGATCGTCAAAGGCGTCTTCAGGTTCATCGAACGGCGCT contains:
- a CDS encoding cold-shock protein; translated protein: MAKKIKGVVAQFGTKGYGFITGDDDEKYFVHQKNIFNKSRLKAGTRVVFGAEESEKGLVATNVELEDGSKMASLGRSSKASSGSSNGAIKTALAILFIAQAAVIYKVFFTSVAG